DNA from Bordetella genomosp. 13:
TGTGCGCCGGCCCGCGTCATCGCGGCGGACAGGGCGTCGACGTTGTCGGGATGGTCCACGCACACGCTCAGCGAGGCTTCGCGCGCCAGGTTGGCCAGCAGCGCCAGCTTGGCGGGGCCCACGACCTCGTTGCTGATGTGGATGTCGCGGATGCCGGCCTCGATGAAGGGCAGTGCTTCGCTGACCTTCTGGCAGCAGATGCCGCCCGCGCCCAGCGCCAGTTGGCGCAGCGCCACCTGCGGGCATTTGTGCGCCTTGGCGTGCGGGCGCAGGGCGACCCCGTGGCGCCCGGCCCAGCCCTGCATGACGCGCAGGTTGGCCTCGAACGCGTCGAGGTCGAGCACCAGCGCGGGCGTGTCCACGGTGGCCAGCGCATCGCCCGGCCTTGCCGCGGGCGTAACGGGCGATGTGTCGGTATGCATGTTTTCCCTTGTTCGATGAGGCTGGGCAGCGGCCATGTGCGGCGTCGACCCCCAGGTAAACGATAGTCTCACGAGCATTGGCGCGCGTCGGGCCGCGTGTGAGAATTTGTTGACAAAAAGCCGGTCGGGAGCGGCCGGCGCAACGCTGCGCACCTATCACTCCGGAGAAGCCATGAAACCCACCACCTGGATCAAGACCCTGGCCATCGCGATGGCCCTGGCCGGCGCCGCCGCATCGGCGCAAGCCCAACAGTTCTTTCGCATCGGCACCGGCGGCACGGCCGGCACCTATTATCCCGTCGGCGGCATGATCGCCAACTCCATTTCCGAACCCGGCAAGCTCATCGCCACCGCCGTCGCCAGCAACGGCTCGGTCGCCAACATCAACGGCATCCTGGGCGGTTCGCTCGAGGCCGGCTTCACGCAATCGGACGTGGCGTACTGGGCGTACAGCGGTACCGGCACCTTCGAGGGCAAGCCCAAGGCACAGGGCCTGCGCCTGATCGCCACCCTGTATCCGGAAAGCATCCATCTGGTGGCGCGCAAGGGCTCGGGCATCAAGTCGGTGGCGGACTTGCGCGGCAAGCGCGTTTCCATGGACGAGCCCGGTTCGGGCACGCTTGTCGACGTGAGGCTTATCCTGGGCGCATACGGCATGGCCGACAAGGACGTGAAGGCGGAGTATCTCAAGCCCAACCAGGCCGGCGACAAGATGCGCGACGGCGGCCTGGATGCGTTCTTCTT
Protein-coding regions in this window:
- a CDS encoding TAXI family TRAP transporter solute-binding subunit; the encoded protein is MKPTTWIKTLAIAMALAGAAASAQAQQFFRIGTGGTAGTYYPVGGMIANSISEPGKLIATAVASNGSVANINGILGGSLEAGFTQSDVAYWAYSGTGTFEGKPKAQGLRLIATLYPESIHLVARKGSGIKSVADLRGKRVSMDEPGSGTLVDVRLILGAYGMADKDVKAEYLKPNQAGDKMRDGGLDAFFFVGGAPASAIAELASSGSGIELVPLVGPEIDKLRSQQQFFTPDVIPANTYQGVAEVRTISVNAQMVTSDKLPEAVVYELTKKLYSDATRKTLDSGHAKGKMITLQNAVKGAGIPFHPGAEKFYKEASLLK